In a genomic window of Leucoraja erinacea ecotype New England chromosome 8, Leri_hhj_1, whole genome shotgun sequence:
- the mcfd2 gene encoding multiple coagulation factor deficiency protein 2 isoform X2 gives MEYSNRIARSCFIGFVCLVLSGRHNLVSVRSQAHPPHDSEITEGHRPNIRLDKNLVQDKDHIMEHLDGVIDKPESEMTPQELQLHYFKMHDYDGNNLLDGLELISAITHVHKEENGGQGQPMNEEEIVSLIDDVLRDDDKNNDGYIDYAEFAKSLE, from the exons ATGGAATACAGCAATAGAATTGCAAGGAGTTGTTTCATAGGATTTGTGTGTCTTGTACTATCAGGCAGGCATAACCTGGTGTCAGTTCGATCTCAAGCACATCCACCACATGATTCTGAAATTACTGAGGGTCATCGACCAAACATTCGTCTGGATAAGAACCTTGTTCAAGATAAAGA TCATATAATGGAGCATTTAGATGGTGTGATAGACAAACCAGAATCTGAGATGACGCCACAAGAACTTCAACTTCATTACTTTAAAATGCATGATTACGATGGGAATAACCTACTTGATGGATTGGAACTAATTTCAGCCATTACACATGTACACAAAGAG GAAAATGGTGGCCAAGGACAACCCATGAATGAGGAGGAAATTGTTAGCTTGATTGATGATGTTTTAAGGGATGATGATAAAAATAATGATGGATACATCGATTACGCTGAGTTTGCAAAATCACTAGAGTAA
- the mcfd2 gene encoding multiple coagulation factor deficiency protein 2 isoform X1 — MAPRKNTDFLCKLLIFRFVIMEYSNRIARSCFIGFVCLVLSGRHNLVSVRSQAHPPHDSEITEGHRPNIRLDKNLVQDKDHIMEHLDGVIDKPESEMTPQELQLHYFKMHDYDGNNLLDGLELISAITHVHKEENGGQGQPMNEEEIVSLIDDVLRDDDKNNDGYIDYAEFAKSLE; from the exons atggcaccgcgtaaaaatactgatttcctctgcaaattactgattttcag GTTTGTCATCATGGAATACAGCAATAGAATTGCAAGGAGTTGTTTCATAGGATTTGTGTGTCTTGTACTATCAGGCAGGCATAACCTGGTGTCAGTTCGATCTCAAGCACATCCACCACATGATTCTGAAATTACTGAGGGTCATCGACCAAACATTCGTCTGGATAAGAACCTTGTTCAAGATAAAGA TCATATAATGGAGCATTTAGATGGTGTGATAGACAAACCAGAATCTGAGATGACGCCACAAGAACTTCAACTTCATTACTTTAAAATGCATGATTACGATGGGAATAACCTACTTGATGGATTGGAACTAATTTCAGCCATTACACATGTACACAAAGAG GAAAATGGTGGCCAAGGACAACCCATGAATGAGGAGGAAATTGTTAGCTTGATTGATGATGTTTTAAGGGATGATGATAAAAATAATGATGGATACATCGATTACGCTGAGTTTGCAAAATCACTAGAGTAA